One Candidatus Paceibacterota bacterium genomic window carries:
- a CDS encoding SbcC/MukB-like Walker B domain-containing protein, giving the protein MDETFPPYAEKLVRYLRMESTTTLALFSQTVAIKEITHVSGFIRDHMLEKLDTKELVDRLEHHYEDLKQCWEAIRIAKQQLKLLAPVVEKAAEIKKSDEQLSATTRLRDALPACFAMRLKSLLEAEQASLSEQIRTLTCEIEGLTNTLKELGRQQLELNQAIDNDEVGKQLTRVQEQLDETIRIEKQRRALGGQYHKCLGELGIKEEVSTDGRYTELQIWAEAEQREQTGKITSSANEKAAAEQEFKRLAGQHKQLEDELDSLRRRPDLIPEVHRQMRQFIARGAGVGEADLPFAGELMDVRPEFQVQWRGALERLLRGFGLSLLVPERLYSQVNRFINDNDLRGRVVYHRVPKDAATIQPSYDKGRVIERMQLKDGHPLSRWVEGELRTHFNYRCCDSIEEFESATGFALTRQGLIRSAGTRHIKDDSTAINDPRNHILGWSNRDKIRRLEEEQKQLATAAQKQADFIADAGRRQQTATTRATQAGKLQGFRLFSEIDWRSSVARREELEQRKRELEQSSDKIKKLREQLEAVKAQISESDATKTAKVGDRGGLQRRAQENSEQLEACRATLAACVEADLSVFDVALLELLADTELTISNAVMAEHRVEKTLGDKLIALENERGKVVAVIVRLMGTFLGEFPDLKADLHAGEEFIADFLRFEEGVRRDDLPRYDLKFQELMSRDVLVHVVKFQDALEGHCEEMQSKIGHLNTALKSIEYSPRTYITIRATQTQDSDIRNFRARLKGCLDYGLAPDSAARETAFQRISDLIDLFRQKPDWTTKVTDTRNWLAFAVEERDRETGKQENIYEDTSGKSGGQKAKLAFTILASAVAYQYGIAKDRHNPESFRFVVVDEMFSRSDETNSRYALRLFAQFHLQLLIVCPFDARARVVEPFVSSYHLTLNPTTQYSTVRTVTVEEVREHLARQAPIPATNANA; this is encoded by the coding sequence GTGGACGAGACGTTTCCGCCCTATGCCGAGAAACTCGTTCGCTACCTGCGAATGGAGTCCACCACCACGCTCGCGTTGTTCAGTCAAACCGTCGCCATCAAGGAAATCACGCACGTCAGCGGATTCATCCGCGATCACATGCTCGAAAAACTCGACACCAAGGAATTGGTGGACCGCTTGGAGCACCACTATGAAGACCTCAAACAATGCTGGGAAGCCATCCGGATCGCGAAGCAACAATTGAAGTTGCTCGCACCCGTTGTGGAAAAGGCGGCGGAGATCAAAAAGTCCGACGAGCAGCTTTCCGCCACCACCCGGCTACGCGACGCGCTGCCCGCCTGCTTCGCGATGCGGCTCAAAAGCCTGCTTGAAGCAGAACAAGCGTCGCTCTCGGAGCAGATTCGAACGCTTACCTGTGAAATCGAAGGACTGACCAATACGCTCAAGGAACTTGGGCGTCAGCAATTGGAACTGAATCAGGCCATTGACAACGATGAGGTCGGCAAGCAACTGACGCGGGTGCAGGAGCAGCTCGACGAAACAATTCGAATCGAAAAGCAACGCCGCGCCTTGGGCGGGCAATATCACAAATGTCTGGGGGAACTGGGCATCAAAGAGGAGGTAAGCACGGACGGGCGCTACACCGAATTGCAGATCTGGGCGGAAGCCGAGCAAAGAGAACAGACTGGCAAAATCACTTCCTCCGCAAATGAGAAGGCGGCGGCGGAGCAGGAGTTCAAACGTCTTGCGGGCCAGCACAAGCAGTTGGAAGACGAACTCGACTCCCTCCGCAGGCGTCCCGACTTGATTCCGGAGGTGCATCGCCAGATGCGCCAGTTCATCGCCCGGGGAGCGGGAGTTGGTGAGGCCGATCTGCCATTCGCTGGCGAATTGATGGATGTAAGGCCGGAATTCCAAGTGCAATGGCGGGGCGCGCTTGAACGGTTGTTGCGTGGTTTCGGGCTTTCACTCCTTGTGCCAGAGCGACTCTATTCGCAGGTCAATCGCTTCATCAATGACAACGACCTGCGCGGGCGCGTTGTCTATCATCGCGTTCCGAAAGATGCCGCGACAATTCAACCCTCATACGACAAAGGGCGCGTGATTGAACGGATGCAGTTGAAGGACGGCCATCCGCTGTCCCGCTGGGTCGAAGGTGAATTGCGGACGCACTTCAACTATCGCTGCTGCGATAGCATTGAGGAATTCGAGAGCGCGACCGGGTTCGCCTTGACCAGACAGGGATTGATCCGCAGCGCGGGGACACGGCACATCAAGGACGATTCCACCGCCATCAATGATCCGCGCAATCACATTCTGGGCTGGTCAAATCGTGACAAGATCCGCCGGTTGGAGGAGGAACAAAAACAGTTGGCCACCGCTGCCCAGAAGCAGGCCGACTTCATTGCCGATGCTGGACGACGTCAGCAAACGGCCACCACGCGGGCAACCCAGGCGGGCAAGTTGCAGGGTTTTCGCTTGTTTTCTGAGATTGATTGGCGTTCATCGGTCGCGAGGCGCGAAGAACTCGAACAACGCAAGCGCGAACTGGAGCAAAGTTCAGATAAGATCAAGAAGCTCCGTGAACAGCTTGAGGCGGTTAAGGCTCAAATCAGCGAATCAGACGCGACCAAGACCGCAAAAGTTGGCGACCGTGGTGGACTTCAACGCCGCGCACAAGAGAACAGCGAGCAATTGGAGGCGTGCCGAGCCACCTTGGCGGCCTGCGTGGAGGCCGATCTTTCGGTCTTCGACGTCGCGCTTTTGGAACTTCTCGCTGACACCGAGTTGACGATCTCCAACGCGGTGATGGCCGAACATCGGGTGGAAAAGACGCTCGGCGACAAGCTCATCGCGCTGGAAAATGAGCGCGGAAAAGTCGTTGCCGTCATTGTTCGGCTGATGGGAACTTTCCTTGGCGAGTTTCCCGACCTCAAGGCCGATCTTCACGCGGGCGAGGAATTCATCGCGGACTTTCTTCGCTTTGAAGAAGGAGTGCGCCGCGACGACCTGCCGCGCTATGACCTGAAATTCCAGGAATTGATGAGCCGCGACGTGCTGGTGCATGTAGTGAAATTCCAGGATGCCCTTGAGGGTCATTGCGAGGAGATGCAGAGCAAAATCGGGCATCTTAACACCGCGTTGAAAAGCATCGAATATTCTCCGCGCACCTACATCACGATTCGCGCGACGCAGACACAGGACTCGGACATCCGCAATTTCCGCGCCCGGCTTAAAGGCTGTCTGGACTACGGCCTTGCGCCCGACAGCGCCGCGCGCGAAACCGCCTTCCAGAGGATCAGTGATTTGATTGACCTGTTCCGACAAAAGCCCGACTGGACGACGAAGGTGACGGATACCCGCAACTGGCTGGCTTTTGCCGTGGAGGAGCGTGACCGGGAGACGGGTAAGCAGGAAAACATTTACGAAGATACCAGCGGCAAATCTGGCGGCCAGAAGGCGAAGCTGGCGTTCACCATTCTCGCCTCCGCAGTTGCCTACCAGTACGGCATTGCCAAGGACCGGCATAACCCGGAGTCGTTTCGATTTGTCGTTGTGGATGAGATGTTTTCGCGTTCCGACGAAACAAATTCGCGATATGCGCTACGGCTCTTCGCGCAATTTCATCTTCAACTGCTCATCGTATGTCCCTTCGACGCCCGCGCCCGCGTGGTCGAACCGTTTGTGTCGAGCTACCACCTTACGCTGAACCCTACGACGCAATACTCGACCGTCCGCACCGTGACGGTGGAGGAAGTCCGAGAGCATCTCGCCCGACAAGCGCCGATTCCCGCGACCAATGCTAACGCCTGA
- a CDS encoding TrbC/VirB2 family protein, with translation MKLIKHIKPLGQKIRSRLPSLLLAAAVLALNSTSAYAQAFNSTELKTGISNSLAVIMMFGFVLGISCVIYGGFAIRRGDVDQGKMSIIGGAIIAAAPAVIFAFFKIFGIDTNSTVGVGNF, from the coding sequence ATGAAGCTCATCAAACACATCAAACCCCTCGGTCAGAAAATCCGCTCGCGGCTGCCGTCGCTGCTCCTGGCTGCCGCAGTCCTCGCCCTGAACAGCACCTCTGCTTACGCGCAGGCGTTCAACTCCACCGAACTCAAGACCGGCATCAGCAACAGCCTCGCCGTGATCATGATGTTCGGATTCGTGCTCGGCATCTCGTGCGTCATCTACGGCGGGTTCGCCATCCGGCGCGGCGACGTGGATCAGGGCAAGATGTCCATCATCGGCGGTGCAATCATCGCCGCCGCCCCGGCGGTCATCTTTGCCTTCTTCAAGATCTTCGGCATCGACACCAACAGCACGGTGGGTGTGGGCAACTTCTAA
- a CDS encoding DapH/DapD/GlmU-related protein, with protein MKPATDIFARLRKGETVPFNDPEYHKLRDVSFATRKLLLQLNQSADPEEMRALLSQITGTEINESSAIFPPFYVNYGRHTRIGKNVFINFDCVFLDFGGITIEDGVFIAPKVSLLTEGHPLSPENRHSLTVGQIRIKRNAWIGANATITQGVTIGENAVVAAGAVVTKDVPENKVVGGIPAKIIKTV; from the coding sequence ATGAAACCTGCAACTGATATTTTTGCACGACTTCGGAAGGGCGAGACGGTTCCCTTCAACGACCCTGAATACCACAAGCTTCGGGACGTCTCGTTCGCCACGAGAAAATTGCTCCTGCAATTGAATCAATCCGCCGATCCAGAGGAGATGCGCGCCTTGCTCAGCCAGATCACGGGAACGGAGATCAATGAAAGCAGCGCGATTTTTCCGCCGTTCTACGTTAATTACGGAAGGCATACGAGAATCGGAAAGAATGTCTTCATCAACTTCGACTGCGTTTTTCTGGACTTCGGAGGAATCACCATTGAGGACGGCGTCTTCATCGCCCCAAAAGTCAGCCTGCTCACTGAAGGACATCCCCTTTCGCCGGAAAACAGGCACTCGCTGACAGTGGGGCAAATCCGTATCAAGAGGAACGCGTGGATCGGAGCCAATGCCACCATTACCCAGGGTGTAACAATTGGAGAAAACGCAGTCGTGGCGGCCGGTGCCGTTGTCACCAAAGACGTGCCCGAAAACAAAGTGGTTGGCGGAATCCCTGCCAAGATCATCAAAACGGTGTAA
- a CDS encoding DUF2220 family protein: MLTPDQIHRRALSRYPEFLRSLCSGDSIFPLIVLGAGMAKPSDFTADRDGIRLLQSQSKEQAGFGFEITWKEKTFRRLGAQRIPATVSFTTQEDYVRFLKKQSEVREFVADYELIQHLCPELRNWVRDRPLKVVAHAGVWQELLNVCVHLRNNPRPNCYLRELPVVVDTKFIESHKGILCELLPLAAPQTVGPDTSSFESWFGFRLKQPWVRMRFLHPALANRYGLPIDDFAIPLDTCCNCRFGNNTVLIVENEMTFLTLPQLPGTIALFGAGDAAALLAAVGWLESCRVFYWGDLDSHGFETLSNLRKTFPLVSSILMDENTYSTHSIFAVSASPTRATERLNLNPAELALYETLVENGKLLEQERIHCGYSTPRLTAALVG; this comes from the coding sequence ATGCTAACGCCTGACCAAATCCACCGCCGTGCCCTGAGTCGATACCCGGAGTTCCTGCGCTCGCTTTGCAGCGGCGATTCAATCTTCCCGCTCATTGTGCTTGGCGCAGGCATGGCAAAGCCGAGCGATTTCACTGCCGACCGCGACGGAATTCGTTTGCTGCAAAGCCAATCCAAGGAGCAGGCCGGGTTTGGCTTTGAAATCACCTGGAAGGAAAAGACCTTTCGGCGTTTGGGGGCGCAACGAATCCCAGCAACGGTCTCGTTTACGACGCAGGAGGATTATGTCCGTTTTCTCAAGAAGCAGTCAGAAGTGCGGGAGTTCGTGGCGGATTACGAATTGATCCAGCATCTATGCCCCGAACTGCGCAATTGGGTGAGAGATAGGCCGCTCAAAGTGGTAGCCCATGCCGGAGTCTGGCAAGAGTTGCTGAATGTCTGCGTTCATTTGCGGAACAACCCCCGCCCAAACTGCTATCTCCGCGAGCTTCCCGTGGTGGTGGACACAAAATTCATCGAGAGCCACAAAGGCATTCTGTGCGAACTGCTGCCCCTCGCCGCGCCGCAGACGGTCGGGCCGGACACGAGTAGTTTCGAAAGCTGGTTCGGCTTTCGGCTGAAGCAGCCGTGGGTTCGGATGCGATTTCTCCATCCCGCGCTGGCGAATCGGTATGGCTTGCCCATTGATGATTTCGCCATCCCGCTGGATACGTGCTGCAACTGTCGTTTCGGCAACAACACAGTCCTCATTGTGGAGAATGAAATGACTTTCCTGACGCTGCCGCAATTGCCGGGGACGATTGCCCTCTTTGGCGCTGGCGATGCCGCCGCGTTGCTTGCAGCCGTCGGTTGGTTGGAGTCCTGCCGGGTGTTTTACTGGGGCGACCTGGATTCCCACGGTTTTGAAACGTTGTCCAATTTGCGAAAGACGTTCCCCCTCGTTTCCAGCATCCTGATGGACGAGAACACGTATTCAACGCATTCGATTTTCGCGGTGAGCGCCTCTCCAACGCGCGCAACTGAACGGTTGAACCTCAACCCTGCGGAACTTGCCCTCTACGAGACGCTGGTCGAGAATGGAAAACTCCTCGAACAAGAGCGCATCCACTGCGGTTATTCAACACCGCGCTTGACCGCGGCACTTGTGGGCTGA
- a CDS encoding TraC family protein, whose translation MFERAPNGFFTHDLIVFNHLRRGGYVSKGFIFESPDLTNSPIADLNDFQDQLCLLLASLHENQRLQVQYFCDSDYKGELLRYQQETERFSNVWTKRARNERFARYWQAMSERKLRRQRVIFYISRALENVPTKFQTAAARRDYYQTLLEQLQTEFEHVHRLLLEIFGSAGARVLAMTDADHFRHYKRFLNPSLNDRFDYDPAEGFAPELSIQENCWHSEGNGQSDFGFFLDGHYHSLIVLTRWPRTTYPGIIQRLTNLRLLDYTITVNIDPLPITKEISKEEKEHDRVAGDYASEKKISLLTVMEKKQKKIHALMQGQTIPFHAMFAIRVWDKTRDGLNAKAGAIKNAINSMNAAQYFESNLPSTSKNLFFQTWPGWTWGRYEHRKLYAEHRFLADMLPVTSTFTGHLATAEAIYDGPANNLVGIQTFSGGKDSASPQHAVLLGMSGAGKSVTVCDLLTQTEGYFGYTVIIEEGLSYGIYTATVEEGARPIIIHPDGDLTINYLDTKGLPLTPDHLSASTALVARMIGTSAQEDKQMLRQAQIAKYLNLLYEDSFQDWQKKRHDQLLVIARHALALQQFRAERMPPGATSLETFADFRDWRAVNPAEAEAYLAQFDEAEALKFLKEPKTSKEVRNLAFAYFTPDEFPTHRMLQELMMLDPMGAERDQIMEIATLILPWCRDGNYGCLFDGTSNLSLTGKIAHFELGYIPESAKELKAAAGFLITNHARKHIMTLPRAIRKRNIYEEVARFLDIPGGQEIVQESYAQLRKFNCWNISIVQQYARFKQSRIRSAVFGNSRQFFIMRQNDRADLDDMGKDIALPEVTQHAIMNYPLPDHQPGEKYSPFTYLHTDSTRNICGTVHNVASPELLYCSSSSGEHFDRRARELRQSPSVVEGIIHHSNARKDSDPKTH comes from the coding sequence ATGTTCGAACGCGCACCCAACGGCTTCTTCACCCACGACCTGATCGTGTTCAACCACCTCCGGCGCGGCGGCTACGTGTCGAAGGGCTTCATCTTCGAGTCCCCCGACCTGACGAACAGCCCGATTGCAGACCTGAACGACTTCCAGGACCAACTCTGTCTCCTGCTGGCGTCCCTCCACGAAAACCAGCGGCTACAAGTGCAATACTTCTGCGATTCCGACTACAAGGGGGAGTTGCTGCGTTACCAGCAGGAGACAGAGCGCTTTTCCAACGTCTGGACCAAGCGCGCCCGCAACGAACGCTTCGCGCGCTATTGGCAGGCGATGTCCGAGCGCAAACTCCGCCGTCAGCGCGTCATCTTCTACATCTCCCGGGCACTGGAGAACGTGCCGACGAAGTTCCAGACCGCCGCTGCCCGCCGAGATTACTACCAGACGCTGCTCGAACAGCTTCAGACCGAGTTCGAGCACGTTCACCGCCTACTGCTCGAAATCTTCGGCTCAGCCGGGGCACGTGTGCTGGCCATGACGGATGCCGACCACTTCCGCCACTACAAGCGCTTCCTCAATCCGTCGCTCAACGACCGGTTCGACTACGATCCGGCGGAAGGCTTCGCGCCCGAACTTTCGATTCAGGAAAACTGCTGGCACAGCGAGGGGAACGGGCAGTCTGACTTTGGGTTCTTCCTCGATGGCCACTACCACTCGCTCATCGTCCTGACCCGCTGGCCGCGCACGACCTATCCCGGCATCATTCAACGCCTCACCAATCTCCGCCTCCTTGACTACACCATCACGGTGAACATTGATCCGTTGCCCATCACCAAGGAGATCAGCAAGGAGGAGAAGGAGCACGACCGCGTGGCCGGCGACTACGCCAGCGAAAAGAAAATCTCGCTGCTGACCGTGATGGAGAAGAAGCAGAAGAAGATTCACGCCTTGATGCAGGGGCAGACGATTCCGTTCCACGCGATGTTCGCCATCCGTGTCTGGGACAAGACTCGCGACGGCCTCAATGCCAAGGCCGGGGCGATCAAGAACGCCATCAACTCCATGAACGCGGCCCAATACTTCGAGAGCAATCTACCCAGCACCTCGAAGAATCTGTTCTTCCAGACCTGGCCGGGCTGGACCTGGGGACGCTACGAACACCGGAAACTCTACGCCGAGCATCGCTTCCTCGCCGACATGCTCCCGGTCACCAGCACGTTCACCGGCCACCTGGCGACCGCCGAGGCGATCTACGACGGCCCGGCCAACAATCTGGTCGGCATCCAGACGTTTTCGGGCGGCAAGGATTCCGCGTCCCCGCAGCACGCGGTGTTGCTCGGCATGTCCGGCGCGGGCAAATCCGTGACCGTCTGTGACCTGCTCACCCAAACGGAAGGCTACTTCGGTTACACCGTCATCATTGAGGAGGGACTCAGCTACGGTATCTACACCGCCACGGTCGAAGAAGGCGCGCGGCCCATCATCATTCACCCGGACGGCGACTTGACCATCAACTACCTCGACACGAAGGGGCTGCCGCTCACGCCCGATCATCTCTCCGCCTCGACCGCACTTGTCGCCCGGATGATCGGCACGAGCGCCCAGGAGGACAAACAGATGCTCCGCCAGGCGCAGATCGCCAAGTATCTGAATCTGCTTTACGAGGATTCCTTCCAGGACTGGCAGAAGAAGCGGCACGACCAGTTGCTCGTCATCGCCCGACACGCGCTGGCACTCCAGCAGTTTCGGGCCGAGCGGATGCCGCCCGGCGCGACCAGCCTCGAAACCTTCGCCGATTTCCGCGATTGGCGAGCCGTCAACCCCGCCGAGGCGGAAGCCTACCTGGCACAGTTCGATGAAGCCGAGGCGTTGAAGTTCCTGAAAGAGCCGAAGACCAGCAAGGAAGTCCGCAACCTGGCGTTCGCCTATTTCACGCCCGATGAGTTCCCGACGCACCGGATGCTTCAGGAATTAATGATGCTCGACCCGATGGGAGCGGAGCGCGACCAGATCATGGAAATCGCCACGCTCATCCTCCCGTGGTGTCGCGATGGCAACTACGGCTGCTTGTTCGACGGCACGAGCAACCTCTCGCTTACTGGCAAAATCGCGCACTTCGAGTTGGGCTACATCCCGGAGTCGGCGAAGGAGTTGAAAGCCGCCGCTGGCTTCCTCATCACCAACCACGCGCGCAAGCACATCATGACGCTACCGCGTGCGATTCGGAAACGGAACATCTACGAAGAAGTCGCCCGCTTTCTCGACATCCCCGGAGGCCAGGAAATTGTGCAGGAGAGCTACGCCCAGCTTCGCAAGTTCAATTGCTGGAACATCTCCATCGTGCAGCAATACGCGCGGTTCAAACAGTCGCGCATCCGCTCCGCCGTGTTCGGCAACAGTCGGCAATTCTTCATCATGCGCCAGAACGACCGCGCTGACCTCGATGACATGGGCAAGGACATCGCACTACCCGAGGTGACGCAGCACGCGATCATGAATTATCCGCTGCCGGATCATCAGCCCGGCGAGAAGTATTCGCCGTTCACGTATCTGCACACCGACTCGACCCGCAATATCTGCGGCACGGTTCACAACGTCGCTTCGCCGGAGTTGCTCTATTGCAGTTCCTCCAGCGGAGAGCACTTCGACCGCCGTGCCCGCGAACTCCGCCAGAGTCCGAGTGTGGTCGAGGGAATCATCCATCACTCAAACGCACGCAAAGACAGCGATCCCAAAACTCATTAA
- a CDS encoding cyclophilin-like fold protein: protein MKSMLPGYVQSLMLILAFAIPQGFGQGVESTNSNRATTQMKIKIGSSTFIATLDDNPTATAFKAMLPLTVDMQELNGNEKLYRLPDTLPTKASNPRTIKNGDLMIYGANTVVLFYKSFPTSYSYTRLGRINEPAGLASAVGSGNVTVTFELAGKP, encoded by the coding sequence ATGAAAAGCATGCTTCCAGGATACGTTCAATCGCTCATGTTGATCCTTGCCTTTGCCATTCCACAAGGATTCGGGCAAGGCGTTGAAAGCACCAACAGCAACCGTGCGACCACGCAAATGAAAATCAAAATCGGCTCCAGTACTTTCATTGCCACACTCGATGACAATCCCACTGCAACCGCATTCAAAGCCATGCTGCCTCTGACCGTCGATATGCAGGAACTGAACGGGAACGAGAAGTTGTACCGATTGCCGGACACGTTGCCGACAAAGGCATCCAATCCCCGGACGATCAAGAACGGTGACCTCATGATTTATGGCGCTAACACAGTGGTGCTTTTCTACAAATCCTTTCCAACCTCCTACAGCTACACACGGCTGGGCCGTATCAACGAACCTGCGGGGCTTGCTTCGGCCGTTGGCTCGGGGAACGTAACGGTCACCTTTGAGTTGGCAGGCAAACCTTGA
- a CDS encoding AAA family ATPase gives MNKTPDSHKLTNLQALDVLLPREIRGQSHTIPRIVSAVRRGELGLTKPSRPRGSFLLLGPTGVGKTETVVVTTNHVFGDGKLFRFDMSEFQNQEALGLLLGARLGEIGYLGAVRERAAEGSLLFDEAEKAHPRVLDILLQLLDAARLTVATGQTLDFSGFYVWLTSNIGSAELMSLQHSNEATLERHVLTRAQQALRPEIFARVNEKLVFHRLSYEHQLEIAEKFLSREIEFLAARGHKIELDKTALPFLVRKGFHPKLGARPMRDAVEKLVGDAVAECLLTGRPACGILAHDELHDRLGVF, from the coding sequence ATGAACAAAACACCAGACTCGCACAAGCTTACCAACCTCCAGGCACTCGACGTGTTGTTGCCGCGCGAAATCCGCGGCCAGTCCCACACGATTCCGCGAATCGTCTCCGCTGTTCGCCGGGGCGAACTCGGGCTCACGAAACCGTCACGGCCACGCGGCAGCTTCCTGCTGCTCGGGCCTACCGGCGTGGGCAAAACCGAGACGGTGGTCGTGACGACGAATCACGTTTTCGGCGATGGGAAGTTGTTCCGTTTCGACATGTCGGAGTTTCAGAATCAGGAAGCGCTCGGTCTGCTGCTGGGCGCACGACTCGGAGAAATCGGCTACCTCGGAGCGGTGCGCGAACGCGCGGCGGAGGGTTCGCTTCTGTTCGATGAGGCGGAGAAGGCGCACCCACGCGTGCTGGACATCCTGCTGCAACTGCTCGATGCCGCCCGGCTCACGGTGGCGACCGGCCAGACGCTCGACTTCAGCGGGTTCTACGTGTGGCTAACGTCAAACATTGGATCGGCGGAACTGATGAGCCTCCAGCACTCGAACGAAGCCACGCTCGAACGCCACGTCCTCACCCGCGCGCAACAAGCCTTGCGCCCGGAGATCTTCGCACGCGTGAATGAGAAGCTCGTGTTCCATCGCCTGAGCTACGAACACCAGTTGGAGATTGCAGAGAAGTTCTTGTCCCGCGAAATCGAGTTTCTGGCCGCGCGCGGGCACAAGATCGAGCTCGATAAGACCGCGTTGCCGTTTCTCGTGCGCAAGGGATTCCACCCGAAACTCGGCGCGCGTCCGATGCGCGATGCCGTGGAGAAGCTCGTTGGCGACGCGGTGGCGGAATGCCTGCTCACTGGTCGTCCCGCCTGCGGTATCCTCGCGCACGACGAGCTGCACGACCGCCTCGGCGTGTTCTAA
- a CDS encoding type IV toxin-antitoxin system AbiEi family antitoxin yields the protein MSRELNSRTVEDTSRRLAELLALPVSRLKVKLEPSVPGDENNRADLLVSAGNYHFAVEWKASGQASAVAMAVRSIRRFVEASRKKLIPLVAVPFMGEVGQQLCEEADVCWMDLSGNAHLVGAGLRVNIEGKPNQFKRPGRPRSVFAPKSARIARWVLIEPERSFSQRELAKASGLDEGFTSRIVRELEAERLVAREPDGAVRVADYDALLDAWREAYDFSKHHIVRGHVAARSSEDVLRQLAEQFKRDKIEHAATGLAGAWLLNPFAGYRLAVVYVEKMLSSEARQEMGFHEQPKGENVWLVVPNDEGVFHGAADRDGIRCVHPVQVYLDLKNHPERSEEAAAQLRLKILRKVSHA from the coding sequence ATGAGCCGAGAATTGAATTCGAGAACGGTGGAGGACACCTCGCGCCGGCTGGCGGAATTGCTGGCCCTGCCCGTGAGCCGGCTCAAGGTGAAACTCGAACCGTCTGTTCCGGGCGACGAGAACAACCGGGCGGATTTGCTGGTGTCGGCGGGAAACTATCACTTTGCCGTGGAGTGGAAGGCGTCGGGACAGGCGTCGGCGGTGGCCATGGCGGTCCGGTCCATCCGCCGGTTTGTCGAGGCGTCCCGCAAGAAACTCATTCCGCTCGTGGCCGTGCCCTTCATGGGCGAAGTCGGCCAGCAACTGTGCGAGGAAGCAGACGTGTGCTGGATGGACTTGTCCGGGAACGCCCATCTGGTTGGGGCGGGCCTGCGGGTGAACATCGAGGGGAAGCCGAACCAGTTCAAGCGCCCGGGCCGTCCGCGCAGTGTGTTCGCGCCGAAAAGCGCGCGGATTGCCCGTTGGGTGCTGATCGAGCCGGAGCGTTCGTTCAGCCAGAGGGAACTGGCGAAGGCGAGCGGGCTGGATGAAGGCTTCACAAGCCGGATTGTCCGAGAACTGGAAGCAGAGCGCCTCGTGGCGCGCGAACCGGACGGCGCGGTGAGGGTCGCCGATTATGACGCGCTGCTGGACGCATGGCGTGAGGCTTACGATTTCTCAAAGCATCACATTGTGCGGGGGCACGTGGCGGCACGGTCCAGTGAGGACGTGCTGCGGCAACTGGCCGAGCAATTCAAGCGCGACAAGATCGAGCACGCGGCCACGGGGTTGGCGGGGGCGTGGTTGCTGAACCCATTTGCCGGCTATCGGCTCGCCGTTGTCTATGTCGAGAAGATGTTGTCGTCCGAAGCGAGGCAGGAAATGGGTTTTCATGAGCAGCCAAAAGGCGAGAACGTTTGGCTGGTCGTGCCAAATGATGAAGGCGTGTTTCACGGCGCGGCGGATCGCGACGGCATCCGCTGTGTTCATCCCGTGCAGGTGTATTTGGATTTGAAAAACCATCCCGAACGGTCGGAGGAAGCGGCGGCGCAGTTGCGCCTGAAGATTTTGAGAAAGGTCAGCCATGCCTGA
- a CDS encoding cupin domain-containing protein, translated as MEIKRIGSQPSIKGPADWFTGTVRIDPLFDPNVSARAGAASVTFEPGARTAWHTHPLGQRLIVTGGCGRVQIEGGPIEEIRLGDVVWFPPGVRHWHGAAPTTAMTHIAIQEALDGKVVDWKEKVTNDQYRR; from the coding sequence ATGGAAATTAAAAGAATAGGCTCGCAACCCTCGATCAAAGGACCAGCGGATTGGTTCACCGGCACCGTTCGCATTGATCCCTTGTTCGACCCAAACGTTTCCGCTCGTGCGGGTGCAGCTAGCGTCACGTTCGAACCGGGTGCCCGGACGGCCTGGCACACGCATCCTCTCGGCCAGAGGCTCATTGTCACGGGAGGCTGCGGCCGGGTGCAGATCGAAGGCGGCCCAATCGAGGAAATCCGCCTCGGCGATGTCGTCTGGTTTCCCCCCGGCGTGAGGCACTGGCACGGTGCCGCGCCTACGACCGCGATGACGCACATTGCCATTCAGGAAGCGCTCGACGGCAAGGTCGTCGATTGGAAGGAAAAGGTTACTAACGACCAATATCGCAGGTGA